The region TAACGTTTTAATATCTAAAGGAAGGGAGTTTTTCAAGATGGAATTAGCATATTATGCTGGAGAGTTTAGAGATATTAATGAGGCTGTTATTCCAATTGATGAACGCGGTCACCAGTTTGGAGACGGTGTTTATGAATTTATTCGCGTATACAAAGGAGTTCCGTTTTCAATTGAACGTCACTTAGACCGCTTAGAAAGAAGTGCAAAGGCAATTTTTATCGAAATGCCTGTTTCAAGACAAGAGCTAAAGGACATCATTCGTCAAGCAATGGAAAAATCAACGTTAAAAGACGCTGATATTTATATTCAAGTTACGCGCGGGATTGCTCCTCGAAATCATTTATTTCCCGATGCACCTGCACAATTAGCACTCACAATACGCCATCCTCGCCAAACACCTGAAGAAGCCTATGAAAAAGGAATTTCCACGCTTCTTTTGGAAGACGAACGATGGGCTAATTGCTATATCAAATCATTGAACCTACTTCCTAACCTTCTGGCCAAACAAGCTGCGGCTTCTAAAGGATGTAAAGAAGCTATTTTAGTAAAAGACGGATACATAACCGAAGGGTCGAGCAGCAATGTATTTGCGATAAAAGACAACGTCTTGTTCACGACTCCTGCCACAAGAAAAATTCTATCCGGTATTACGCGCGCCAACGTACTGGAATGTGCGCAGGAGCAAGCCATTCAAATTCGAGAACAAAATATGACTCCTTCCTTTTTAAAAGACGCTGACGAAGTTTTTATTACGAGCACGTCTGTTGGTCTCTTGCCCGTTTCGAAAATAGACGAAGTCGAACTTCCAACTGTTCGTCCTGTTACAGTGGCTTTAAAACACGCCTACAGCCTACGTACTGCTGGAACAAAGGCTTATCAATAAGCAAAACCGCCCCTTACAAAATAAGGGGCGGTTTTTCAGAATTTAAAGTAGTTGCGCTTTAATAATCTTGGCACTTTTAATAGCTCATCATACCGAATGGATTCATCAAGTTTTTTTGTGTCGATAAGAAGCAGCTGTGTTTCCACTTCTTCTATGGTCTCTTCTTCTTGATATGACATCCCGCAAGCTGAACAGCTGATACATGGCATATAAGTAATTTCGATACTTCTCGTTCCATCTGGCAATTCCCAGTATGCGGTATTCGTTGTTTTTACCGCTTTTTCTTCTTCGCACCATGCGCATTGAACAGTCATATTACAGGACCTCCTTAAAGTGATGGAGCATCGTCGCTTTTACCGTCTTTTTTCAATTGAGCTTTAAACTTTTTATCTTTTAATTCATCTCTTTTTTCGCGTTTATCTTTTAGACTTTCGTGAGCACTGTCACTTTCATACGTTTTACGTCTTTTTACTCTCCCTAACCCTTCCGGTACAAGATTGAATTGAGTATCATTCATAAGACCTGAGATGCCGATGGAAGAATCTTTAGCATCCGATGCTGGATAAATAGCTCGAAAATAATCATCTGCACGCCCAGCTACATAACTTTCTGGCTCTGGATACGTTGTAATCACGCCTTCAAAGTTTCTCAGAACAACTTTACTTGCGCTTTGACTAATAATATAGTTTGGCTGAACCGCAATCTTTCCTCCTCCTCCCGGAGCATCAATGACAAACGTTGGAACGGCATATCCAGACGTATGACCTCGTAGCCCTTCCATAATTTCAAGCCCTTTGGAAACAGGTGCGCGGAAATGCCCAATTCCTTCTGATAAATCACATTGATAAATATAGTAAGGCCGAACTCGTATTTTCACTAAATCGTGCATAAGCTTTTTCATGATAGCTACGCTGTCATTAATCCCAGCTAAAATAACCGCTTGATTGCCAACTGGAACGCCTGCATCGACAAGCATTTCACATGCTTTTTTTGTCTCTTCCGTAATTTCAATGGATGTATTAAAGTGAGTATTTAACCACACTGGATGATATTTTCTTAAAA is a window of Priestia aryabhattai DNA encoding:
- the dat gene encoding D-amino-acid transaminase produces the protein MELAYYAGEFRDINEAVIPIDERGHQFGDGVYEFIRVYKGVPFSIERHLDRLERSAKAIFIEMPVSRQELKDIIRQAMEKSTLKDADIYIQVTRGIAPRNHLFPDAPAQLALTIRHPRQTPEEAYEKGISTLLLEDERWANCYIKSLNLLPNLLAKQAAASKGCKEAILVKDGYITEGSSSNVFAIKDNVLFTTPATRKILSGITRANVLECAQEQAIQIREQNMTPSFLKDADEVFITSTSVGLLPVSKIDEVELPTVRPVTVALKHAYSLRTAGTKAYQ
- a CDS encoding YokU family protein, encoding MTVQCAWCEEEKAVKTTNTAYWELPDGTRSIEITYMPCISCSACGMSYQEEETIEEVETQLLLIDTKKLDESIRYDELLKVPRLLKRNYFKF
- the ablA gene encoding lysine 2,3-aminomutase, which encodes MLYDLYKPSRHWKDIELWKDVPEEKWNDWIWQLTNTIRTLDDLKKVINLTPEEEEGVRISTKTIPLNITPYYASLMNPDDPRCPVRMQSVPVGKELHKTKYDLEDPLDEDEDSPVPGLTHRYPDRVLFLVTNQCSMYCRYCTRRRFSGQIGMGVPKKQLDAAIAYIAKTPEVRDVLISGGDGLLINDNILEYILKNLRAIPHVEIIRIGTRAPVVFPQRITENLCAILRKYHPVWLNTHFNTSIEITEETKKACEMLVDAGVPVGNQAVILAGINDSVAIMKKLMHDLVKIRVRPYYIYQCDLSEGIGHFRAPVSKGLEIMEGLRGHTSGYAVPTFVIDAPGGGGKIAVQPNYIISQSASKVVLRNFEGVITTYPEPESYVAGRADDYFRAIYPASDAKDSSIGISGLMNDTQFNLVPEGLGRVKRRKTYESDSAHESLKDKREKRDELKDKKFKAQLKKDGKSDDAPSL